The Achromobacter pestifer genome includes a region encoding these proteins:
- a CDS encoding sensor domain-containing diguanylate cyclase encodes MGVEIQATNLASSHIDGVISRTLPSSETDITNKLTPGDGRILYVLSAILSSSPTSIFFEELVEQTVAGMGVDCAWTHLEGQDKHESTLSRSCNDYLSVPLQVVMSLQSFLVENDLSEWSAAPQQDDLETVWGGSAGIRSVIARVIRDTAGTLRGHIAFGFKRELDSVASYSCALKVLCSHVQHAVLDVQVLGRAAAQMRNVVAQYDALFRTAPVLINSFDRDGRCSMWNEECERLFGWSIEEINEQAVPLALFYPDTEVRAQVESSVSSMPNRSFRDWHPLTRYGEVLCVTWSNVRLPDGSIVNIGLDITESKRAEASVIRRSKTDCLTGCWNRGEIVDRLDEMVTTAARDSRATFTAMMLDLDHFKKVNDHFGHLTGDDALRHFCVQLQGCLGEADLIGRLGGEEFLVLLPGANSDAAYIVFNSLRANLERCPLRVNGDSLVLSASAGIAEYKPGDMSANDVLTRTDLALYHAKRAGRGRAVLFRLRDL; translated from the coding sequence ATGGGCGTCGAAATTCAAGCGACGAACTTGGCTTCGTCCCACATCGACGGCGTTATATCCAGAACTCTTCCTTCGAGCGAGACTGATATTACGAACAAGTTGACCCCAGGTGATGGTCGAATACTGTATGTCCTCAGCGCAATTCTGAGCTCTTCTCCAACCTCCATTTTTTTTGAGGAGTTGGTCGAGCAAACTGTTGCGGGGATGGGCGTAGATTGTGCCTGGACTCATTTGGAAGGGCAGGACAAGCACGAGTCGACACTGAGCAGAAGCTGCAACGACTATCTGTCGGTGCCACTGCAGGTCGTGATGTCACTGCAAAGTTTCCTTGTGGAGAATGACCTCTCAGAATGGTCGGCGGCACCACAGCAAGATGATTTGGAAACGGTTTGGGGCGGCAGCGCAGGTATCCGGTCAGTAATTGCCCGAGTGATTCGCGATACAGCGGGAACGCTGCGCGGACATATCGCGTTCGGATTCAAGCGCGAGCTGGATTCGGTCGCCTCCTATTCTTGCGCCTTGAAAGTTCTGTGTTCCCATGTGCAGCACGCTGTGCTTGACGTCCAAGTCTTAGGGCGAGCGGCGGCACAGATGCGCAACGTAGTCGCTCAATACGATGCGCTTTTTCGGACTGCCCCGGTGCTAATCAATTCCTTTGACAGAGATGGTAGGTGTTCGATGTGGAACGAGGAATGCGAACGGCTATTCGGATGGTCAATTGAGGAGATCAATGAGCAAGCTGTGCCGCTGGCCCTGTTCTATCCTGATACTGAGGTTAGGGCGCAAGTGGAATCGAGTGTTAGCTCGATGCCGAATCGTTCATTCCGCGATTGGCATCCCCTCACACGCTATGGAGAGGTCCTCTGCGTCACATGGTCGAATGTGCGGCTGCCGGACGGCTCGATTGTCAACATTGGCTTGGACATCACGGAGAGCAAGAGGGCGGAAGCATCCGTGATCAGACGATCAAAAACTGACTGCCTGACAGGATGTTGGAATCGTGGAGAAATTGTCGACCGCCTTGACGAAATGGTGACAACTGCTGCACGTGATAGCCGCGCGACCTTTACCGCAATGATGTTAGATCTAGATCATTTCAAGAAGGTCAACGATCACTTTGGCCATCTGACGGGTGACGACGCGCTGCGGCATTTCTGTGTACAGTTACAAGGCTGTCTGGGCGAAGCGGATTTGATTGGACGGCTAGGAGGCGAGGAATTCTTAGTGTTGTTGCCGGGCGCAAATTCGGATGCCGCCTATATAGTTTTCAACAGCCTGCGAGCGAACCTCGAGCGCTGCCCGCTGAGGGTTAACGGCGACTCATTGGTGCTATCTGCGAGTGCTGGAATTGCCGAGTACAAGCCTGGGGATATGAGTGCGAATGATGTCCTGACGCGTACAGACTTGGCTCTTTACCACGCAAAACGCGCAGGGCGGGGCCGAGCGGTACTTTTTCGGCTACGGGACCTGTGA
- a CDS encoding Fic/DOC family protein encodes MAKYPVRTSDPYLDEHSGLLRNRLGITDQAELDRVEATFGLVRAYELVEKPVAGNFDLAHLQAIHKRLFGDVYDWAGEIRTVDISKGQTRFANFQQIESYAPEITRPLQREQLLRGLNIDTFSERAGHYLGELNVLHPFREGNGRATREFVGQLARGAGYAVDWSGIERTEMIHASIEAYEGSSKRLAGLIRASLVDIDKERALDLAMAVSGGKVEISPAEPGHAYEGAVVGSTERYVVQSLGDEMVLHTRQALLNAEMLVPGQIVNIRYPHGGVGLVEGEGTPQIDKPLQHDHERKRDRDLER; translated from the coding sequence ATGGCGAAGTATCCAGTCCGCACCAGCGACCCCTATCTTGACGAACATTCAGGGCTTCTCAGAAACCGCCTCGGCATCACTGACCAGGCCGAACTTGATCGCGTGGAAGCCACCTTTGGTCTCGTGCGCGCATACGAGCTGGTGGAGAAGCCTGTCGCAGGTAACTTCGACCTGGCGCATCTGCAGGCGATCCACAAGCGGCTGTTCGGAGACGTGTATGACTGGGCCGGGGAGATCCGCACCGTTGACATTTCGAAGGGCCAGACACGCTTCGCCAACTTTCAGCAGATCGAGAGTTATGCGCCGGAGATCACCCGGCCCTTGCAACGCGAGCAGCTTCTGCGTGGACTCAATATCGACACCTTCAGCGAGCGCGCTGGACATTATCTCGGGGAGCTGAACGTCCTACATCCATTTCGTGAGGGGAATGGGCGAGCTACCCGCGAGTTCGTCGGCCAGCTGGCCCGCGGTGCGGGTTACGCCGTGGACTGGTCGGGTATTGAACGGACGGAGATGATCCACGCGTCTATAGAGGCCTATGAGGGAAGCTCTAAACGTCTCGCCGGACTCATTCGTGCCAGTCTCGTCGACATCGATAAAGAACGTGCATTGGACCTGGCTATGGCTGTTTCAGGTGGGAAAGTAGAGATATCTCCAGCGGAACCTGGTCATGCTTACGAGGGTGCGGTCGTGGGGTCAACGGAACGCTATGTTGTGCAGTCGCTGGGCGACGAAATGGTGCTTCATACGCGGCAAGCTCTTCTGAACGCCGAAATGCTTGTTCCTGGCCAGATCGTGAATATCCGCTACCCGCATGGCGGTGTTGGCCTGGTTGAAGGGGAGGGCACACCCCAGATCGACAAGCCCCTGCAGCATGACCACGAGCGCAAGCGCGATAGAGACCTGGAGCGTTGA
- a CDS encoding antitoxin VbhA family protein has product MIDCKEQRERERAIHIAVANQRLEGLEPDAITIAELGRVAKGELTVEEVLRNLRRRIDAGEFQQVPAK; this is encoded by the coding sequence ATGATCGACTGCAAGGAACAGCGCGAGCGTGAGCGTGCGATCCACATCGCCGTGGCAAACCAGCGCCTCGAGGGCCTGGAACCGGACGCGATCACAATCGCGGAGCTGGGTCGGGTCGCGAAGGGCGAGCTGACTGTCGAAGAAGTGCTGCGGAATCTTCGAAGAAGAATCGACGCAGGCGAATTCCAACAAGTGCCGGCCAAGTAG
- a CDS encoding H-NS histone family protein: MTNAIAKINAQIKKLEEQHRQLTLRRRADEIKNIVQTMREYGLSPQDILPAFTGEQRKKKTPIKPSQRKPRGPVAPKYRHPTTGETWTGRGRAPRWLVAAESDGADRADYRI, encoded by the coding sequence ATGACCAACGCGATCGCGAAAATCAACGCACAGATCAAGAAGCTGGAAGAGCAGCATCGCCAGCTGACGCTGCGCAGGCGCGCGGACGAGATCAAGAACATTGTCCAGACGATGCGTGAGTATGGACTGTCTCCACAGGACATTCTGCCGGCATTCACTGGCGAGCAGCGAAAGAAGAAGACTCCCATAAAGCCCTCCCAACGCAAACCCCGCGGCCCGGTCGCGCCCAAGTATCGCCACCCGACAACAGGAGAAACTTGGACCGGACGGGGAAGGGCACCGCGCTGGCTTGTGGCTGCAGAAAGTGATGGCGCCGATCGCGCTGATTACCGCATTTAA
- a CDS encoding DUF7673 family protein yields the protein MYDIARIHPDPDNRRRAYNNGLRAESIGEMAATIRDRQSQGKRGVMLPISLRPHPSIIGDFIINHGHRRYLGSIEAGLSQIPGFEDPDFDDFDQMIENLQREGLSGREAADFIGGKIAEGMTQADIARKLGKSKAWVSMHVAMLDLPEPVAEAVANGQVTDVTLAKELVVAHRENPDAVEELLSSPVRKPTRASVKALRQAADGKPKVTSPTTAGHGEQDEQPAEGEITAKGSKQAVSSENPGESPSADEVPAHVREEFDRMRARRDQDACDRSNPALKKSGMQALQRLIEIARRDTQQSKRVADFLLSWWNATSCGGFDLSDFWSVDAEIADDMVTVIGLIRRSRAYPDTFGAQVHDQFKALVTLWRPALIAN from the coding sequence ATGTACGACATCGCTCGGATCCATCCCGACCCGGACAATCGTCGTCGTGCTTACAACAATGGGCTCCGCGCGGAAAGTATCGGGGAGATGGCCGCGACCATCCGGGACAGGCAAAGCCAGGGCAAAAGGGGGGTGATGCTGCCCATCTCGTTGCGCCCGCACCCCTCCATCATTGGCGATTTCATAATCAATCACGGTCATCGCCGCTACCTGGGATCGATAGAGGCGGGGCTTAGCCAGATCCCTGGATTTGAAGATCCCGATTTCGATGACTTCGATCAAATGATCGAAAACCTCCAGCGCGAAGGGCTCAGCGGCCGCGAAGCAGCGGACTTCATCGGAGGCAAAATCGCTGAAGGTATGACGCAAGCCGACATCGCAAGGAAACTGGGCAAATCCAAAGCCTGGGTGAGCATGCACGTGGCAATGCTCGATTTGCCAGAGCCGGTCGCCGAGGCGGTGGCCAATGGGCAAGTCACAGACGTGACGTTGGCTAAGGAACTGGTAGTTGCCCACCGTGAGAATCCGGACGCAGTGGAAGAGCTGCTCAGCTCGCCGGTGCGGAAGCCCACTCGCGCAAGCGTGAAGGCACTACGGCAAGCCGCAGACGGCAAGCCAAAGGTGACGTCGCCAACCACGGCTGGCCACGGCGAACAAGATGAGCAGCCGGCGGAAGGCGAGATCACCGCGAAAGGCTCAAAGCAGGCCGTGTCTAGCGAAAATCCCGGCGAATCGCCCTCGGCGGATGAGGTGCCTGCGCATGTGCGCGAGGAGTTCGACCGTATGCGGGCACGGCGAGATCAAGATGCTTGCGATCGCTCAAACCCTGCGTTAAAGAAGTCGGGGATGCAGGCCCTCCAGCGCCTGATAGAAATCGCGCGCCGGGATACACAGCAGAGCAAGCGGGTGGCTGACTTCCTCCTCTCCTGGTGGAACGCGACCAGTTGCGGAGGGTTTGACTTGAGCGACTTCTGGAGCGTCGACGCCGAGATCGCGGACGATATGGTCACTGTCATCGGACTGATCCGTCGCTCGCGAGCATATCCGGACACCTTCGGCGCTCAGGTACACGACCAATTCAAGGCGCTAGTGACCTTGTGGCGCCCAGCACTAATAGCCAACTGA
- a CDS encoding DUF1173 family protein — MSYIWYRRGVVQELDDGNTKIKLKVGLQQRPTAAPEEENAAAGADKKMASARARSGQASMTLLGLLHYLWTEAGFNAWAPSMNGKRSVGLVHYHLLRVASSTFAGRVRLSSNLVIAATAADRQQAALNRAKSTEAMNRRRRLVAVAPLAQYQPGMEAAGRLPIMGFHGIPHLTLSAEDWEVLQRSFMAEINGWMSGDTVIAIAQTDVPTPAAGSMKARVVDLALMTVTPQWIPVDSGYEAAVVAALVAAERRFEKPLRFDAGTEQVFPDFWLRDRSEIVPMEVWGLTDPDYVARKEQKIAHYDEKYGPGKWWQWDAAAGAPIPPFP, encoded by the coding sequence ATGTCGTACATCTGGTATCGGCGCGGCGTGGTGCAAGAGCTGGATGACGGCAACACCAAGATCAAGCTCAAGGTCGGTCTTCAACAACGCCCGACAGCAGCCCCGGAAGAAGAGAACGCCGCTGCTGGTGCTGACAAGAAGATGGCGTCGGCTCGCGCCCGATCTGGCCAGGCAAGCATGACATTGCTCGGCCTGCTCCACTACTTGTGGACGGAGGCCGGCTTCAATGCCTGGGCGCCATCCATGAATGGCAAACGCAGCGTCGGCCTCGTGCATTACCACCTACTGCGTGTTGCCTCGTCCACTTTTGCGGGTCGCGTTCGCTTGTCCAGCAATCTGGTGATTGCTGCGACGGCGGCTGATAGGCAGCAGGCAGCTTTGAACCGGGCGAAGTCCACGGAAGCGATGAACCGGCGCCGCCGCCTGGTTGCCGTTGCGCCCTTGGCACAGTACCAGCCTGGCATGGAAGCGGCCGGACGTCTGCCGATCATGGGCTTTCATGGCATCCCACACCTCACGCTTTCGGCAGAGGACTGGGAAGTCTTGCAGCGCAGCTTCATGGCAGAAATAAATGGATGGATGTCGGGTGACACGGTCATTGCCATCGCACAGACAGACGTTCCCACCCCCGCCGCAGGCTCGATGAAGGCGCGGGTTGTAGATCTTGCCCTTATGACCGTAACTCCTCAATGGATCCCCGTCGATTCGGGCTATGAGGCTGCGGTGGTGGCAGCCCTGGTCGCCGCCGAGCGTCGTTTCGAAAAGCCGCTCCGATTCGATGCTGGGACCGAGCAAGTCTTTCCCGACTTCTGGTTGCGGGATCGCAGTGAGATCGTGCCAATGGAGGTTTGGGGCCTTACGGATCCAGACTATGTGGCGCGCAAGGAGCAGAAGATCGCTCACTACGACGAGAAGTACGGTCCCGGCAAGTGGTGGCAGTGGGACGCCGCCGCCGGGGCGCCGATACCGCCTTTTCCCTGA
- a CDS encoding site-specific integrase, with protein MGIREHLQGIEARTTSIRIYFRWNNQRYRERVNLSPTAANMRAAARMRNEILQAIDLGVFTWDDFARHFPDSPSIPVKEVSARGVTLNEMADMWLKLNSHKAATTLSEYENLLNSRWRPLYGHRPIAEITFEELAMDVAAFPRVAAKTFNNMMTPARQVWALALKMRKVTENITLEIESRKGQEPEPDPLLMSEVLQVVQHVEEHFGAAWRNYFEVAFFTGVRPSELIALLWTSVDLSREQIRIDRALVRRHHKATKTYKSRDVDLQQPALEALKRQRQLTFRPGGHVFLNPQTGEPFVDTADPVRKVWRPTLSALGIRDRDARQTRHTYATLGLHAGMNPGYLSRQMGHKNAQMFFRVYSKWIDGESNQREKAKMAALYAEHLPAREP; from the coding sequence ATGGGTATCAGAGAGCACCTCCAAGGGATCGAAGCGAGGACGACGTCGATCCGAATCTACTTCCGCTGGAACAATCAGCGCTACCGTGAACGTGTAAACCTGAGCCCTACCGCCGCCAACATGCGGGCGGCAGCGCGCATGAGAAACGAGATCCTGCAAGCAATTGACCTGGGCGTGTTCACGTGGGACGACTTTGCGCGTCACTTCCCCGACTCCCCTAGCATCCCGGTCAAAGAAGTGTCCGCTCGAGGAGTCACCCTCAACGAGATGGCCGACATGTGGCTGAAGCTCAACAGTCACAAAGCTGCAACGACCCTGAGCGAGTACGAGAACCTGCTGAACTCCCGCTGGCGCCCGTTGTATGGGCATCGCCCGATAGCGGAGATCACCTTCGAAGAGCTGGCCATGGATGTAGCCGCATTTCCACGCGTGGCGGCGAAGACGTTCAACAACATGATGACACCGGCTCGTCAAGTTTGGGCGTTGGCGCTCAAGATGCGGAAAGTGACGGAGAACATCACGCTGGAGATTGAAAGCCGCAAGGGCCAAGAACCTGAACCGGATCCTCTGCTCATGTCGGAAGTGCTTCAAGTCGTCCAGCACGTCGAAGAACACTTTGGTGCGGCCTGGCGGAATTACTTCGAAGTAGCGTTCTTCACCGGTGTCAGACCGTCAGAACTAATCGCCCTGCTATGGACGAGCGTAGATCTTTCAAGAGAACAAATCCGCATCGACCGAGCGCTCGTGAGGCGTCACCACAAGGCGACTAAGACATACAAGTCGCGGGACGTGGATCTGCAGCAACCGGCGCTCGAAGCACTCAAACGCCAAAGGCAACTGACGTTTCGCCCCGGGGGGCATGTGTTCCTGAATCCTCAAACTGGGGAGCCATTCGTGGACACGGCAGATCCCGTTCGAAAGGTGTGGCGTCCGACACTATCCGCCTTGGGCATCCGTGATCGGGATGCGCGCCAGACTCGGCATACATATGCCACGCTTGGTCTACACGCTGGAATGAACCCTGGCTATCTCTCGCGCCAGATGGGTCACAAGAATGCGCAGATGTTCTTCCGCGTCTATTCCAAGTGGATCGATGGGGAATCCAATCAGCGGGAAAAGGCGAAGATGGCGGCCCTATATGCCGAGCATTTGCCTGCTCGGGAGCCGTAA
- a CDS encoding c-type cytochrome — MSNEQEHIEEHSSPIKTPKQLIVTIVLSFVIPIAIIILLVNMVVSGNKTGAGSDTLSQEAVAKRIAPVAGFQLVDANAPKVFKTGEQVFAAVCTACHTAGVAGAPKVGDNAAWAPFITAGYDAMMNVALHGKGGMPAKGGNPTLSDYEVARAVVYMANKSGASLPEPAAPAAEGDKKEAAAAPAAAPAATPVVAAAPAAAAAPAPAPAAPAAAPQAAAAVNPAGEKLYKSVCFACHATGVANAPKFGDKAAWDPFIKTGMDAMVKVAMQGKPPMPPKGGAANASEDDIRAAVQYMVDAAK; from the coding sequence ATGAGCAACGAGCAGGAACACATAGAAGAGCACTCCTCCCCCATCAAGACCCCGAAGCAACTGATCGTCACGATCGTCCTATCTTTCGTGATCCCGATCGCCATCATCATCCTATTGGTGAACATGGTGGTCTCGGGCAACAAGACAGGAGCGGGTTCGGACACGCTGTCCCAAGAAGCTGTCGCCAAGCGCATTGCCCCGGTCGCGGGCTTTCAGCTGGTCGATGCGAATGCCCCCAAGGTCTTCAAGACCGGCGAACAAGTCTTCGCCGCCGTCTGTACGGCCTGTCATACCGCCGGCGTGGCTGGCGCACCCAAGGTGGGCGATAACGCCGCCTGGGCGCCCTTCATCACCGCGGGCTACGACGCCATGATGAACGTGGCCCTGCACGGCAAGGGCGGCATGCCCGCCAAGGGCGGCAACCCCACGCTGTCCGACTACGAAGTCGCGCGCGCCGTGGTGTACATGGCCAACAAGTCGGGCGCTTCCTTGCCCGAGCCCGCCGCTCCGGCTGCGGAAGGCGACAAGAAGGAAGCAGCTGCCGCGCCCGCCGCAGCACCCGCTGCCACCCCGGTTGTTGCTGCTGCTCCCGCGGCCGCCGCCGCACCGGCGCCTGCTCCGGCAGCGCCAGCCGCCGCGCCGCAAGCCGCGGCAGCAGTCAATCCGGCCGGCGAAAAGCTGTACAAGAGCGTCTGCTTTGCCTGCCATGCCACCGGTGTGGCCAACGCCCCCAAGTTCGGCGACAAGGCGGCCTGGGATCCGTTCATCAAAACCGGCATGGACGCCATGGTGAAGGTCGCCATGCAAGGCAAGCCGCCGATGCCCCCGAAGGGCGGCGCGGCCAACGCCTCGGAAGACGATATCCGCGCAGCGGTGCAGTACATGGTGGATGCGGCCAAGTAA
- a CDS encoding Bug family tripartite tricarboxylate transporter substrate binding protein — translation MHSFKRFSGAFASLALGLALSAPAHAGYPAKPVQLIIPFAPGDTDQMLRPITEKMGQYLGQPIVMNYKPGAGGGIGAAYTASAAPDGYTIVGSSPGALVVVPLANKEIKYTTESFAPVAAISLGGMMIVAPGKSRYKTLADVVADAKARPDAISYGTSGAMGISHLLGETFASEAKVKLRHIPFQGSTPAVTALLGGHTDIAVSAVGPAQAHIQSGGLRPLAVFSSKRLAAYPDVPTLRELGYDVGSPTIYGLMAPKGTPPQVVDALYQAARKVVAEQGNEVNKTLGGIGAEISVLSPQEYGAYLQEQRALFSKAIGLIRE, via the coding sequence ATGCATAGCTTCAAACGATTTAGTGGCGCGTTCGCCTCCCTTGCGCTGGGCCTGGCCCTGAGCGCGCCGGCACATGCCGGCTATCCGGCAAAGCCGGTACAGCTGATCATTCCGTTCGCGCCGGGCGATACCGACCAGATGCTGAGGCCCATCACCGAGAAGATGGGGCAATACCTGGGCCAGCCCATCGTGATGAACTACAAACCCGGCGCGGGGGGAGGCATAGGCGCCGCGTACACGGCGTCGGCGGCGCCCGATGGCTACACCATCGTGGGCAGTTCGCCGGGGGCGCTGGTCGTGGTTCCGCTGGCCAACAAGGAGATCAAGTACACAACGGAGTCCTTCGCTCCGGTCGCAGCGATATCCCTGGGCGGCATGATGATCGTCGCGCCCGGGAAGTCCAGGTACAAGACTCTGGCCGACGTGGTGGCCGATGCCAAGGCGCGTCCCGATGCCATCTCCTACGGCACGTCGGGCGCCATGGGCATCAGCCATCTGCTGGGCGAGACGTTCGCTTCCGAGGCCAAGGTCAAATTGCGCCACATCCCCTTCCAGGGCAGCACGCCGGCGGTCACCGCCTTGCTGGGCGGCCACACGGATATCGCCGTGTCCGCGGTGGGGCCGGCGCAGGCGCATATCCAGTCCGGCGGCTTGCGGCCGCTGGCCGTCTTCAGCAGCAAGCGGCTGGCGGCCTATCCGGACGTGCCGACTTTGCGCGAACTGGGCTACGACGTCGGCAGCCCCACCATCTACGGGTTGATGGCGCCCAAGGGCACGCCGCCCCAGGTGGTCGATGCCTTGTACCAGGCCGCCCGCAAGGTCGTGGCGGAGCAGGGGAATGAGGTGAACAAGACCCTGGGCGGCATAGGCGCCGAAATCAGCGTGCTGAGCCCGCAGGAGTACGGCGCCTATCTGCAGGAGCAGCGGGCGTTGTTTTCCAAGGCGATCGGGCTGATCCGAGAATAA
- a CDS encoding carboxymuconolactone decarboxylase family protein: protein MARVEYADIARPEIRPLVERIERERSSLPNLYRMLLNSPPVAQGWLAYLTAIRQHSGLAPKLREMLILRVAVLNQADYEFEQHLPIALKAGCNEDQVQGLKTGNFTSLDAGERAAMAYCDEMTREIRVRDATFAAVREAFDARAIVEITATVAAYNMVSRFLEAIQIDHE, encoded by the coding sequence ATGGCGCGAGTTGAATATGCGGATATCGCCAGGCCGGAGATCCGGCCGCTGGTCGAACGCATCGAACGGGAGCGGTCCAGCCTGCCGAATCTCTATCGGATGCTGCTCAACAGCCCGCCGGTGGCGCAAGGCTGGCTGGCCTATCTCACGGCGATACGCCAGCACAGCGGGCTTGCGCCCAAACTGCGGGAGATGCTTATCCTGCGCGTCGCGGTGCTGAACCAGGCCGATTACGAGTTCGAACAGCATCTGCCGATCGCCTTGAAAGCGGGCTGCAACGAGGACCAGGTGCAGGGCTTGAAGACCGGCAATTTCACATCGTTGGACGCGGGCGAGCGCGCGGCCATGGCGTATTGCGATGAGATGACGCGCGAAATCCGGGTCCGGGACGCTACGTTCGCGGCCGTCCGCGAGGCTTTCGATGCCCGTGCGATCGTCGAGATCACGGCCACGGTGGCTGCGTACAACATGGTGTCGCGCTTTCTGGAGGCCATACAGATCGACCACGAATGA
- a CDS encoding SDR family NAD(P)-dependent oxidoreductase, translating to MSVHEQAGAGRLAGKVALIFGAGCVGPGWGNGRAIAVRFAQEGAVVFAVDIRPESLPETLELAGRYQSRIETHICDVGDAAQVAALVQAVARRHGRIDILVNNVGGPIPGGPAALTQADWRRQLDLNLTSVFTTCQHVLPIMETQGAGAVVNVSSTSAIRWTGAPQVGYAAAKAGVMQFGRVAAVEYAAKGVRINTVLPGQLHTPLVDAFLAGQQSAGDIDALLERRRRRIPLPLSGDGRDTANAVLFLASDEARFITGTELIVDGGMSARCD from the coding sequence ATGAGCGTGCATGAGCAAGCGGGCGCTGGACGCCTGGCGGGCAAGGTGGCCTTGATCTTCGGCGCAGGTTGCGTGGGACCCGGCTGGGGCAACGGACGAGCGATCGCTGTGCGCTTCGCCCAGGAGGGGGCCGTGGTGTTCGCGGTGGACATACGGCCGGAGTCCTTGCCCGAGACTCTGGAGTTGGCTGGACGCTACCAGTCCCGCATCGAAACCCATATCTGCGATGTGGGCGACGCGGCCCAGGTCGCTGCGCTGGTCCAAGCCGTGGCGCGGCGTCACGGACGGATCGACATCTTGGTCAATAACGTGGGAGGTCCCATTCCCGGCGGTCCGGCGGCGCTGACACAAGCGGATTGGCGCAGGCAGCTCGATTTGAACCTGACCTCGGTGTTCACGACCTGCCAGCACGTCCTGCCCATCATGGAAACGCAGGGCGCTGGCGCCGTGGTCAACGTGTCCTCGACCTCGGCCATACGCTGGACCGGCGCGCCGCAGGTCGGCTATGCGGCGGCCAAGGCGGGAGTGATGCAGTTCGGCCGTGTGGCCGCCGTGGAATACGCCGCCAAGGGGGTGCGCATCAACACCGTCCTGCCGGGCCAGCTCCATACCCCGCTGGTCGATGCCTTCCTCGCCGGCCAGCAGAGCGCGGGCGACATCGACGCCTTGCTGGAGCGGCGGCGCCGCCGCATTCCGTTGCCGCTTTCCGGCGATGGCCGGGACACGGCCAATGCCGTGCTCTTTCTCGCCTCGGACGAGGCGCGTTTCATCACCGGAACCGAACTGATCGTGGACGGGGGCATGAGCGCCCGCTGCGACTGA
- a CDS encoding SDR family NAD(P)-dependent oxidoreductase, whose protein sequence is MFRLDGKVALVTGCGTLGEGWGNGKAAAAVLARQGAAIFGCDLNIDAARQSAQAVAAEGGKITVRQCDVTDGGQVAELVRACMDTYGRIDVLVNNVGRSEPGDPVSMPEDLWHDQIQVNLTSAFLCCKHVIPLMKSAGGGSIINISSIAGLRYAGKPQVGYAAAKAALMQMTATTAVIYAQDGVRLNSVVPGLMFTPLVERLAQKYAKGDYEGFVAHRHAQVPAGRMGDAWDVAHAVAFLASDESRYITGQQIVVDGGITMATR, encoded by the coding sequence ATGTTTCGTCTTGATGGCAAGGTAGCCCTGGTGACCGGTTGCGGCACGCTGGGCGAAGGGTGGGGCAACGGCAAGGCCGCCGCGGCGGTGCTTGCCAGGCAGGGCGCCGCGATTTTCGGTTGCGACCTGAACATCGACGCAGCGCGCCAGTCCGCCCAGGCCGTGGCCGCCGAGGGCGGCAAGATCACGGTCCGGCAGTGCGATGTCACGGATGGCGGCCAGGTGGCGGAACTGGTGCGGGCCTGCATGGACACATACGGCCGCATCGACGTGCTGGTCAACAACGTGGGCCGCTCGGAACCGGGCGATCCAGTCTCCATGCCGGAGGATCTTTGGCACGATCAGATCCAAGTGAATCTGACCTCTGCCTTCCTGTGCTGCAAGCACGTCATCCCCCTCATGAAGAGCGCTGGTGGAGGATCGATTATCAACATTTCGTCCATCGCCGGGCTGCGTTATGCGGGCAAACCCCAGGTCGGCTACGCCGCCGCCAAGGCCGCCCTAATGCAGATGACGGCCACCACGGCGGTCATCTATGCGCAAGACGGCGTGCGGCTGAATTCAGTGGTGCCAGGACTGATGTTCACGCCCCTGGTGGAACGCCTGGCGCAGAAGTACGCCAAGGGCGACTACGAGGGGTTCGTGGCGCACCGCCATGCCCAGGTGCCCGCGGGCCGCATGGGCGACGCCTGGGACGTGGCCCACGCCGTGGCTTTCCTGGCCAGCGATGAGAGTCGCTACATCACGGGCCAGCAGATCGTGGTGGATGGCGGCATCACCATGGCAACGCGTTGA